Proteins encoded together in one Psychrobacter sp. 28M-43 window:
- a CDS encoding AI-2E family transporter, whose product MIENWTKEFIIQRLLAITLLVVLFVLCFQVVQFFIVPALWAAILAYVTFPIYNFFHEKVKLSPDFSAAIMTVSISLIIGVPLVIGVFILQQEALSLISNLIYRIKVGYLDVPDSLKDLPIIGQQVKDVLWRINKNPEGTLEAFRIWVQSHLYYGKIAFDVVFSSLAKLGMALMTLFFFYRDGTSLVRQIRQALRNIIGNRIDGYIDSVGTTTRAVVYGIGLTALAQALLAGIGYYFAGAPSPILLTIVTFIIALIPFGTPFVWGGVSIWLLSQEHTAEGIGLALWGVLVISWVDNLIRPIVISGATKIPFIIIFIGVLGGLTAFGFVGLFIGPVVLAIGLAVWREWISQHKNEIFAQQEVMLSDSRAIDPVHGPE is encoded by the coding sequence ATGATTGAAAACTGGACAAAAGAATTTATTATTCAGCGCTTATTAGCAATTACGTTGCTAGTGGTGCTATTCGTATTGTGTTTTCAAGTGGTGCAGTTTTTTATTGTACCAGCGCTGTGGGCAGCGATTTTGGCCTATGTAACTTTTCCTATCTATAATTTCTTCCATGAAAAGGTGAAGCTGAGCCCAGATTTTAGTGCCGCTATTATGACGGTGAGCATTTCACTGATAATAGGCGTGCCACTGGTCATCGGTGTGTTTATCTTGCAGCAAGAAGCTTTGAGTCTAATTAGTAACCTGATTTATCGTATCAAGGTAGGTTACTTAGATGTGCCTGACTCCCTCAAAGACTTGCCTATCATCGGTCAGCAAGTCAAAGACGTACTGTGGCGTATCAATAAAAACCCAGAAGGGACGCTAGAAGCTTTTCGCATCTGGGTTCAGTCGCATTTATATTATGGCAAAATAGCATTCGATGTGGTGTTCAGTAGTTTGGCCAAACTCGGTATGGCATTAATGACGCTCTTCTTCTTTTACCGAGATGGCACTAGTCTGGTTCGGCAGATTCGTCAAGCGCTGCGCAATATCATCGGCAATCGCATCGACGGTTATATTGACTCTGTGGGTACAACTACGCGTGCCGTGGTATACGGCATCGGACTGACGGCGTTGGCTCAGGCTTTATTGGCTGGTATCGGCTATTACTTTGCTGGTGCACCAAGTCCTATCTTATTGACCATTGTCACGTTTATTATTGCCTTGATTCCCTTTGGCACACCATTCGTTTGGGGCGGTGTATCGATTTGGCTGTTGAGCCAAGAACATACTGCAGAAGGTATTGGCTTGGCACTATGGGGTGTATTGGTGATTAGCTGGGTGGATAATTTGATTCGTCCTATCGTCATTAGCGGCGCGACCAAAATTCCTTTTATCATTATTTTTATTGGTGTACTGGGTGGTCTAACAGCGTTTGGCTTTGTCGGTTTGTTTATCGGGCCTGTCGTATTGGCTATCGGGCTTGCAGTATGGCGCGAGTGGATATCGCAGCATAAGAATGAGATATTTGCTCAGCAGGAGGTGATGCTTTCTGACTCTCGTGCGATAGATCCTGTGCATGGACCAGAATAA
- a CDS encoding hemolysin family protein, with protein sequence MSLLTASVFLLLLLALSTFVSAAEIAIAAGRKIKLQIMAKEGDVRALDVLNMQEHPGSFITVVQIVLNAVAISAGAVGESAISPYLEQLLNSETIASVISFVLITSLFSLLADLMPRRLAMSNAETIAVRLVRPMMLLIFILKPIIWVFDGAANILFKLFGISTIRQDDMTPEDIYAVMDAGAEAGVLKKQEHHLIENIFDMQERTVTSVMNPRENIVYFDTKTSTEEVVNIMIEQPHNKFLVCHDDDLEHIVGYVESRSFLALVLNQQEVSLTNKTLLKPALFVPDTLSLFEVLEMFKSTGADFAVIVNEYALVVGVITLKDVMSIVMGELVTLEEQPIVQRTDNSWLIDGMTPIEDVIRALDIVDLPRSQNYETISGFMMYMLRKIPKKTDTIEYANYRFEIIATDNLKITQMLVTKLEDVI encoded by the coding sequence ATGAGTTTGCTAACCGCTAGTGTTTTTCTTCTTTTACTGCTTGCCTTAAGTACCTTTGTCTCTGCTGCTGAGATTGCCATTGCCGCAGGTCGTAAAATCAAGCTCCAAATTATGGCAAAAGAAGGCGATGTTCGCGCACTTGACGTCCTTAATATGCAGGAGCATCCTGGAAGTTTTATTACCGTCGTACAAATAGTGCTAAATGCGGTCGCTATTTCAGCTGGTGCCGTCGGTGAATCAGCCATCAGTCCTTATCTCGAGCAGTTATTAAATAGTGAAACAATAGCATCGGTTATATCATTTGTACTCATCACGAGTTTGTTTTCACTACTTGCCGATCTAATGCCTAGGCGTTTGGCCATGTCAAATGCTGAAACGATAGCAGTACGGCTCGTACGCCCGATGATGCTATTAATATTTATACTAAAGCCCATTATATGGGTGTTCGATGGGGCTGCAAATATCCTGTTTAAACTTTTTGGCATCTCAACCATACGTCAAGATGATATGACACCAGAAGATATTTATGCAGTGATGGATGCAGGTGCTGAAGCAGGTGTATTAAAAAAGCAAGAGCATCACTTGATCGAAAATATCTTTGATATGCAGGAGCGTACCGTCACCTCAGTAATGAACCCTCGAGAAAATATCGTTTACTTTGATACCAAGACAAGTACCGAAGAAGTCGTGAATATCATGATTGAGCAGCCACACAATAAGTTCTTGGTCTGCCATGATGACGATTTAGAACATATCGTTGGTTATGTGGAATCTCGTAGCTTTTTAGCTTTGGTTTTGAACCAACAGGAAGTTAGCCTGACAAACAAGACTCTATTGAAGCCAGCACTTTTCGTGCCTGATACGTTGTCTTTGTTTGAAGTATTAGAGATGTTTAAATCTACTGGCGCTGATTTTGCGGTTATTGTGAATGAATATGCCCTAGTCGTTGGTGTTATCACCTTAAAGGACGTGATGAGCATTGTGATGGGTGAGTTGGTAACGCTAGAGGAACAGCCTATTGTCCAGCGCACTGACAACTCCTGGTTAATCGATGGCATGACCCCTATCGAAGATGTAATTCGTGCATTAGATATCGTCGACCTACCACGCAGTCAAAATTACGAGACTATCAGTGGATTTATGATGTATATGCTCCGAAAAATTCCTAAGAAGACCGATACGATTGAGTATGCCAATTATCGATTTGAGATTATTGCGACTGATAATCTTAAAATCACACAGATGCTAGTAACCAAATTAGAAGATGTCATTTAA
- a CDS encoding PilT/PilU family type 4a pilus ATPase, whose translation MDIDKLLQLMISKNGSDLFITADVAPSMKVNGKILPVGRTPLSAEQTMRLVKGVMTPSQRKEFEETNECQFAISDEAQQARFRVSAFVQRDMAGMILRKIENNIPTVEELRLPPALKELAMKKRGIILLVGATGTGKSTTLAAMIGHRNQNSHGHIITIEDPIEFVHKHRGCIITQREVGIDTHSFEAGLKNTLRQAPDVILIGEIRNREVMSYAIQYAETGHLVFATLHANNANQAIDRIIHFFETSRHNQLFMDLSLNLRAIIAQQLIPTPDGKGRRAAIEILLNSQLISDYIRKGEVHEIKDVMTRSRDSGMQTFDQALFDLYEQGEITYKEAILHADSPNDLRLKIKLSSKNGKANLDEGADSLSLDVS comes from the coding sequence ATGGACATTGATAAACTATTACAGTTAATGATCAGCAAAAATGGCTCTGACCTTTTTATTACTGCTGACGTAGCACCTTCCATGAAAGTGAATGGAAAAATTTTACCTGTCGGTAGAACACCTTTAAGTGCTGAGCAGACCATGAGATTGGTCAAAGGTGTGATGACGCCAAGCCAACGAAAAGAGTTTGAAGAAACCAATGAATGTCAATTTGCCATCTCTGATGAAGCACAGCAAGCTCGCTTTCGAGTCAGTGCATTTGTACAACGCGACATGGCAGGAATGATTTTACGGAAAATTGAAAATAATATTCCAACGGTTGAAGAGTTACGTTTACCGCCAGCGCTAAAAGAATTGGCCATGAAAAAACGCGGTATTATTCTATTAGTTGGCGCAACGGGTACAGGTAAATCCACTACCCTTGCAGCAATGATAGGACATCGCAATCAAAACTCTCATGGTCATATTATTACGATAGAAGACCCTATTGAGTTTGTTCATAAACATCGCGGCTGTATTATTACCCAGCGTGAAGTTGGTATCGATACCCATTCATTTGAAGCAGGCCTAAAAAATACGCTACGCCAAGCACCCGATGTCATCTTAATTGGCGAGATTCGTAACCGTGAAGTCATGAGCTACGCTATCCAGTACGCAGAAACAGGTCATTTAGTATTTGCAACGTTGCACGCAAACAATGCGAACCAAGCAATTGACCGTATTATTCACTTCTTTGAAACTAGTCGCCATAACCAGTTGTTTATGGATTTGTCGTTGAACTTGCGAGCTATTATCGCACAGCAACTTATCCCCACACCTGATGGTAAAGGAAGACGTGCTGCTATCGAAATTTTGCTAAATTCGCAGCTGATCAGTGACTATATCCGTAAAGGGGAGGTCCATGAAATCAAAGATGTGATGACACGTTCACGAGACAGTGGCATGCAAACCTTTGATCAGGCGCTTTTTGATTTGTATGAACAAGGAGAGATAACGTATAAAGAAGCGATCTTACATGCTGACTCTCCTAACGATCTACGCCTCAAAATTAAGCTCAGCAGCAAAAATGGCAAGGCTAATTTAGATGAAGGTGCCGATAGTTTATCGTTAGATGTGAGCTAA
- a CDS encoding YaiI/YqxD family protein, translating to MQIWVDADSVPLIAKDLIIKTAERTKTMAIFVANQPIKLRKSPLLVMTVVPSGFDKADDYIVEQIQAGDLAITSDIPLANDILDKGGMVLTTRGVVYDKNNIKQKLNMRDFMDTMRGTGVLELQEMSGQKPYGDRDKKAFADGLNRLVR from the coding sequence ATGCAGATTTGGGTGGACGCAGACTCGGTGCCATTGATTGCCAAAGACCTAATTATTAAAACGGCTGAACGTACCAAGACCATGGCCATATTTGTGGCCAATCAGCCGATTAAGCTACGCAAGTCGCCCTTACTTGTCATGACAGTCGTGCCATCAGGGTTCGACAAAGCGGATGATTATATCGTCGAGCAGATACAGGCTGGTGACTTGGCTATCACTAGCGACATTCCTTTGGCCAATGACATTTTGGATAAAGGTGGTATGGTATTGACGACGCGCGGCGTGGTCTACGATAAGAACAACATCAAGCAAAAGCTCAATATGCGCGACTTTATGGACACCATGCGCGGTACTGGCGTCCTAGAGTTACAGGAAATGAGCGGTCAGAAACCCTACGGCGATCGAGATAAAAAAGCCTTTGCCGATGGTCTCAATCGCTTGGTTCGTTAG
- a CDS encoding YggS family pyridoxal phosphate-dependent enzyme, giving the protein MKEMNGNIDEVTLIDNWQQVSKQMKQAYNHADRQADNIMLLAVSKTKPADMIATLAKQGQRDFGENYLQEAIEKITNLKSQPVGKSIVWHYIGSIQRNKTRDIAEHFDWVQTVERDIIAKRLNDQRPADLLPLNVLIQLNIDNEDSKSGCLPAQLPELITAIKGYKRLRLRGLMIIPAKANTDAFARTKQLFEEVKADCPELNNWDTLSMGMSGDMAEAIENGTTMVRVGTAIFGQRA; this is encoded by the coding sequence ATGAAGGAAATGAATGGCAATATTGATGAAGTGACACTTATCGATAACTGGCAACAAGTTAGTAAGCAGATGAAGCAAGCGTATAATCATGCTGACAGACAGGCTGACAATATTATGCTGCTGGCTGTTTCGAAAACGAAACCTGCCGATATGATCGCAACTTTAGCGAAGCAGGGACAGCGTGATTTTGGTGAAAACTATCTACAAGAAGCCATCGAAAAAATTACTAATCTTAAATCTCAACCTGTAGGCAAGAGTATCGTTTGGCATTATATCGGTAGTATTCAGCGTAATAAGACACGTGACATTGCAGAGCATTTTGATTGGGTGCAAACGGTTGAGCGCGATATCATCGCCAAACGATTGAATGACCAACGACCAGCTGACCTGTTACCATTGAATGTGTTGATCCAACTAAATATCGATAATGAAGACAGCAAGTCCGGATGTTTGCCAGCCCAGTTGCCAGAGCTGATAACAGCGATTAAAGGGTATAAGCGCTTACGACTGCGAGGTTTGATGATTATTCCTGCTAAAGCAAATACGGATGCCTTTGCTCGAACTAAGCAGTTGTTTGAAGAGGTCAAAGCCGATTGTCCAGAATTAAATAATTGGGATACGCTTAGTATGGGTATGAGTGGCGATATGGCAGAAGCGATAGAAAACGGCACAACGATGGTACGTGTCGGCACTGCTATCTTTGGTCAACGTGCTTGA
- the epmA gene encoding EF-P lysine aminoacylase EpmA, with protein sequence MTQANNISSQLINSKPSYAPTMTLAMAQQRAQFISSIRRFFTSRQVLEVQTPLLSQAGNTDTFLQSVAAHVTYQDRPRTYYLHTSPEFAMKRLLASWQVPIYQICPVFRDNEIGTRHNIEFTMLEWYRPNYSLDEMATELNELLETLYGHSVVMSHYRYVDAFMDFVGIHPLTASLIALQAVAEDMGLTGFDFNNAEDSEENRRQSWLDLLFSHAVEPNLGHDLPTLIIEYPPATAALAKTAMDKDGNKIAKRFELYINGIEIANAYDELADGQALRNRFEQDNQLRARHALPQMPIDEHLLAASNDLMPCSGIAVGMDRLLMVVTGASSLEEVIPFPSGQA encoded by the coding sequence ATGACTCAAGCAAACAACATTTCTTCGCAGCTTATTAATTCTAAGCCTAGCTATGCACCAACCATGACACTTGCGATGGCACAACAACGCGCGCAATTTATCAGTAGTATTCGGCGGTTTTTTACCAGTCGACAAGTGCTGGAAGTGCAAACACCGCTATTATCCCAAGCAGGTAATACAGACACTTTTTTGCAGTCTGTAGCAGCTCATGTGACCTATCAAGACCGTCCACGCACTTATTATTTGCATACCTCGCCTGAGTTTGCGATGAAGCGTTTATTAGCCAGCTGGCAAGTACCTATTTATCAGATTTGTCCTGTCTTTCGTGATAATGAAATAGGCACGCGTCATAATATTGAATTTACGATGCTTGAATGGTATCGACCTAATTATAGTCTGGACGAGATGGCAACTGAACTTAATGAGTTGTTAGAGACACTCTATGGTCATTCTGTTGTGATGAGTCATTATCGCTATGTCGATGCCTTTATGGACTTCGTGGGCATCCATCCGTTGACAGCGAGTTTAATTGCATTGCAAGCCGTGGCAGAAGATATGGGTTTGACAGGATTTGATTTTAATAATGCTGAAGACAGCGAAGAAAACCGTCGTCAGAGCTGGTTAGATTTGTTATTCAGTCATGCCGTAGAGCCAAACCTAGGTCATGATTTGCCGACATTGATTATAGAGTATCCACCTGCGACCGCTGCACTAGCGAAGACAGCCATGGATAAAGACGGTAATAAAATTGCGAAACGTTTCGAGCTATACATTAACGGCATTGAGATTGCCAATGCCTATGATGAACTAGCAGATGGTCAAGCATTGCGCAACCGTTTCGAACAGGATAATCAATTACGCGCGCGTCATGCTCTACCTCAAATGCCAATTGATGAACATCTATTAGCTGCCTCCAATGATTTGATGCCATGTAGCGGTATCGCAGTCGGTATGGATAGATTGCTAATGGTTGTAACAGGTGCAAGTAGCTTGGAAGAAGTCATTCCTTTTCCCAGTGGGCAAGCATAA
- the fur gene encoding ferric iron uptake transcriptional regulator codes for MASFTNQDLRRAGLKVTLPRIKILELLESAELHHMSAEEVYKALIEQGEDVGLATVYRVLTQFEQAGIVERHNFENNLSVFEITQEEHHDHLVCDVCGKIIEFHNEVIEEEQLKVAEKHGFKLSGHSLVLYGICADQACRDSAK; via the coding sequence ATGGCTTCTTTTACCAATCAAGATTTACGTAGAGCAGGACTCAAGGTCACGTTACCTCGTATCAAAATTTTAGAGCTATTAGAAAGCGCAGAGCTGCATCACATGAGTGCAGAAGAAGTGTATAAGGCGCTTATCGAGCAAGGTGAAGACGTAGGTCTTGCCACTGTCTATCGTGTCCTAACACAGTTTGAGCAAGCAGGTATTGTTGAGCGTCATAACTTTGAAAACAATCTATCTGTATTTGAGATTACTCAAGAAGAGCATCACGATCACCTAGTTTGTGATGTGTGTGGCAAGATTATAGAGTTTCATAATGAAGTCATCGAAGAAGAACAGCTAAAAGTAGCAGAAAAACATGGCTTTAAACTGTCTGGGCATTCTCTTGTGTTATATGGCATTTGCGCAGATCAAGCCTGTAGAGACAGCGCGAAGTAA
- a CDS encoding type IV pilus twitching motility protein PilT, whose protein sequence is MAEKNNLNIEDLLRFTVKHKASDLHISAGMPAMIRVDGEMTRINMPEMTHQVVHQLIYDIMNDKQRADFEEFFETDFSFEIPNLARFRVNAFNQNRGAGAVFRTIPSKVLTMEDLGMGDVFRRVSDFKRGVVLVTGPTGSGKSTTLAAMIDYINESRKEHILTIEDPIEFVHQSKKSLINQREVHRDTLGFEPALRSALREDPDVILVGELRDLETIRLALTAAETGHLVFGTLHTSSAAKTIDRVIDVFPAAEKDMIRAMLSESLQAVISQTLLRRQVGGRIAAHEIMIGTPAIRNLIRENKIAQMYSAIQTGAGDGMITLDQTLKNLVSKGTISKDVARPYAKQPEAFL, encoded by the coding sequence ATGGCTGAAAAAAATAATCTTAATATCGAAGACTTGCTGCGCTTTACGGTTAAACATAAGGCATCAGATTTACATATTTCAGCAGGTATGCCGGCCATGATACGTGTCGATGGTGAAATGACACGTATCAATATGCCAGAAATGACCCATCAAGTTGTGCATCAGCTTATTTATGACATTATGAATGATAAGCAACGTGCCGACTTTGAAGAGTTTTTTGAAACGGATTTTTCTTTTGAAATTCCTAATCTAGCACGTTTTCGTGTCAACGCTTTTAATCAAAACCGCGGTGCAGGTGCTGTATTTCGTACCATTCCTTCTAAAGTATTAACGATGGAAGACTTAGGTATGGGCGATGTCTTTAGACGCGTTTCAGACTTTAAGCGTGGTGTGGTATTGGTCACGGGCCCAACAGGCTCAGGTAAATCGACAACACTTGCGGCGATGATTGACTATATTAACGAAAGCCGTAAAGAGCATATTTTAACTATCGAAGACCCGATTGAATTTGTGCATCAATCTAAGAAAAGCTTGATCAACCAGCGTGAAGTACACCGTGATACTTTGGGTTTTGAGCCAGCATTGCGCTCTGCCCTACGTGAGGATCCCGATGTCATCTTAGTTGGTGAGCTACGTGATCTTGAGACTATCCGCTTAGCGTTGACCGCAGCAGAAACTGGCCACTTAGTATTCGGCACCTTGCATACCAGCTCAGCGGCTAAAACGATTGACCGTGTTATTGATGTATTTCCTGCCGCTGAAAAAGATATGATCCGCGCTATGCTATCCGAGTCGTTGCAAGCTGTTATTTCACAGACATTGTTGCGTCGTCAAGTAGGTGGACGTATAGCCGCCCATGAAATCATGATAGGTACCCCTGCTATCCGTAACTTAATACGTGAGAACAAAATTGCCCAAATGTACTCTGCTATCCAAACAGGTGCAGGCGATGGCATGATTACCCTTGATCAGACGTTAAAGAACTTGGTAAGTAAAGGAACTATTAGTAAGGATGTTGCACGTCCTTATGCCAAGCAGCCTGAGGCATTTTTATAG
- a CDS encoding NAD+ synthase: MSKDTDNPNSNTSNEAIKTNKPQDTVTFALAQSHFLVGDIATNVEKMRTLALQAREQGADVIVFPELALLGYPPQDLLLRPSLSGRVKSALSTLSDIDDIVMIVGYPHVDHHGTFNSAAILHNGHQKGFYHKQILPNYGVFDERRYFDKGRNQVLFDYKGITIGLLICEDLWEKGPISELKKQGADLIVSLNASPFEIEKQDNRKTMLAKRSRENKLPIVYVNAVGGQDDLVFDGGSMAVQADGSIAHEAPRFMNQLLLATLDVKTAKFNEQTKAPLTLSRESEMYQALVVGLRDYVNHSGFSGIIVGLSGGIDSALTLCIAVDALGADKVYAVMMPYEYTSQISLEDAQAQARRLNVSYTVCPIFDAVEGIRHTLAPLFNKSPADTTEENIQARARGVILMALSNKFGHLVITTGNKSELAVGYSTLYGDMAGGFDVLKDVYKSQVYKLASYRNRLEDTPVIPERVITRPPSAELRPDQKDQDSLPDYDVLDGILTSYIDEDMGYQEIIDKGFDAEMVAKVIKMVDNSEYKRLQSPIGTKISHKAFGRERRYPLVNKWSIKG, translated from the coding sequence ATGTCAAAAGACACTGATAACCCCAACTCTAACACCTCAAACGAAGCCATTAAGACCAATAAACCACAAGATACTGTCACTTTTGCCTTAGCTCAATCACATTTTTTGGTCGGTGATATCGCAACCAACGTCGAAAAAATGCGTACCCTAGCACTACAAGCACGCGAACAGGGTGCTGACGTAATCGTATTCCCAGAGTTAGCGCTGTTAGGCTACCCTCCACAAGATTTGTTGCTACGTCCAAGCTTATCAGGTCGCGTTAAAAGCGCTTTGTCTACTTTGAGTGATATCGATGATATCGTCATGATTGTCGGCTATCCGCATGTCGATCATCACGGTACTTTTAACTCTGCTGCCATCCTGCATAATGGTCATCAAAAAGGCTTTTATCATAAGCAAATTTTGCCGAATTATGGCGTGTTTGATGAACGTCGCTACTTCGACAAAGGTCGCAATCAAGTTTTATTTGACTATAAAGGCATTACTATTGGTCTGCTTATCTGTGAAGATTTATGGGAAAAAGGTCCTATCTCTGAGCTTAAAAAGCAAGGTGCTGATCTAATCGTAAGCTTAAACGCGTCACCTTTTGAGATTGAAAAGCAAGACAATCGCAAAACCATGCTGGCCAAGCGTAGTCGTGAGAATAAGCTACCTATCGTCTATGTCAACGCAGTGGGCGGGCAAGACGATCTAGTGTTTGATGGTGGCTCTATGGCTGTACAAGCTGACGGTAGCATTGCTCATGAAGCGCCACGCTTTATGAACCAGTTGCTACTGGCTACGTTAGATGTGAAAACTGCTAAGTTTAACGAGCAGACCAAAGCGCCTCTAACCTTGAGCCGTGAATCTGAAATGTATCAGGCGTTAGTCGTCGGTCTACGCGACTATGTCAACCATTCAGGATTCTCTGGCATTATTGTCGGGTTGTCAGGTGGTATTGACTCAGCATTGACACTCTGTATCGCTGTTGACGCGTTAGGCGCTGATAAGGTATACGCAGTCATGATGCCATACGAGTATACCTCTCAAATCAGTCTAGAAGATGCTCAAGCCCAAGCACGTCGCTTAAATGTTTCTTACACCGTCTGCCCTATTTTTGACGCTGTCGAAGGCATCCGTCATACGTTAGCGCCTTTATTCAATAAGTCGCCAGCGGACACGACCGAAGAAAACATCCAAGCGCGCGCTCGCGGTGTTATTTTAATGGCCTTGTCCAATAAATTCGGTCATTTAGTTATTACGACTGGTAACAAGTCAGAATTGGCAGTTGGTTACTCAACGCTATATGGCGACATGGCTGGCGGCTTTGACGTATTAAAAGACGTATACAAGTCTCAAGTATATAAATTGGCAAGCTATCGTAACCGTTTAGAAGATACGCCGGTTATTCCTGAGCGCGTTATCACTCGTCCACCATCGGCTGAATTACGTCCAGATCAAAAAGATCAAGACAGCCTACCTGACTACGATGTGTTAGATGGTATCTTGACGTCATATATCGATGAAGACATGGGCTATCAAGAGATTATTGATAAAGGCTTCGATGCTGAGATGGTCGCTAAAGTTATAAAAATGGTAGACAACAGCGAATACAAACGCTTGCAATCTCCTATCGGCACTAAGATTAGCCATAAAGCTTTCGGACGTGAGCGCCGTTATCCATTGGTTAATAAGTGGTCAATCAAAGGTTAA
- a CDS encoding NAD(P)H-binding protein: MKILVVGASGRVGGDLVKQLLAEDHQVIGTTRQKEKLFDNDNYTQLDLDITASKESIEKQLDQDIEAVYFVAGSGGKNVLEVDLHGAVKTMQAAQDKGIKRYIMLSSVFSLETDKWDENPGITDLKEYYISKHYADHWLVNNSSLDYTIVQPGALKERAGTGKITINDTSSGENAIEDVATTLAAVLTADNTIGKVFNLHNGDIDINEAVATV; encoded by the coding sequence ATGAAAATTTTAGTCGTTGGTGCAAGTGGTCGAGTGGGCGGAGATTTGGTTAAGCAGTTATTGGCTGAGGATCATCAAGTTATTGGCACGACTCGTCAGAAAGAAAAACTATTTGATAATGACAACTATACCCAGCTAGATTTAGACATTACAGCCAGTAAAGAGTCTATTGAAAAACAACTGGATCAGGATATAGAGGCTGTTTACTTTGTAGCAGGATCTGGTGGCAAAAACGTCTTAGAAGTAGATCTGCATGGTGCCGTGAAAACGATGCAAGCGGCACAAGATAAAGGTATTAAACGTTATATTATGCTGAGCTCAGTCTTCTCACTAGAAACTGACAAATGGGATGAAAACCCTGGTATTACAGATCTAAAAGAATACTATATCTCTAAACACTACGCTGATCACTGGTTAGTGAATAACAGTTCGCTTGACTACACTATCGTACAGCCAGGCGCACTAAAAGAACGCGCTGGTACAGGCAAAATCACTATCAACGATACCAGCTCTGGTGAGAATGCAATCGAAGATGTAGCGACAACGCTAGCCGCAGTGCTAACCGCAGATAACACCATAGGCAAAGTCTTCAATCTACACAATGGTGATATCGATATCAATGAAGCAGTTGCTACGGTATAA
- a CDS encoding 4-phosphoerythronate dehydrogenase produces the protein MKNITILADSNIASLNDFFNDVTLGQLTEHTVDIITVAGRDINAALLARVQPDVLLIRSVTKVDEALLVDNNSVQFVGSATIGTDHVDQDYLASRNITFANAAGCSKHSVAQYVLTAVFTLRPQYWQQSASLTLGIIGLGNIGSTLAQYAYDLGWQVLGYDPLLPASKTNNASLEQVLSQSDVISLHVPLTNEKNATNPKGSDYPTRHLINAAALAMMPVDTMLINSARGPVIEEGAIKADIEHTGRQVVLDVFEHEPEIAASLLSKLTIATPHIAGYTLEGKLRGTQIIYDALCEKLSIPPTQSMSNLLPLNMFLWSELKSHPDRLSKFYDIMQDDTSLRNKAVDEQVNGADFDGLRRDYHLRREWQF, from the coding sequence ATTAAAAATATCACTATTTTAGCGGACAGTAATATCGCCAGTCTGAATGATTTTTTTAATGACGTTACGCTTGGTCAGCTGACTGAGCATACGGTTGATATCATTACTGTCGCTGGTCGAGATATTAATGCAGCGCTACTTGCTAGAGTACAGCCAGATGTATTGCTGATACGCTCTGTGACGAAAGTAGATGAAGCGCTATTGGTTGACAATAACAGTGTGCAGTTTGTTGGGTCTGCGACTATTGGTACCGATCATGTAGATCAAGATTATCTAGCGTCTCGCAATATCACTTTTGCCAATGCGGCTGGTTGTAGCAAGCATTCTGTGGCTCAATATGTATTGACGGCTGTTTTCACTTTGCGTCCGCAGTATTGGCAGCAGTCAGCGTCATTAACATTAGGTATCATTGGTCTTGGTAATATCGGTAGTACACTTGCTCAATATGCCTATGATTTGGGTTGGCAGGTGCTAGGTTATGATCCCTTGTTACCAGCCTCTAAAACTAACAATGCTAGCCTTGAGCAGGTACTTAGCCAAAGTGACGTGATCAGTCTGCATGTACCTTTGACAAATGAAAAGAATGCGACGAATCCTAAAGGTAGTGATTACCCAACACGTCACCTTATCAACGCAGCTGCATTAGCAATGATGCCTGTCGATACGATGTTAATTAATAGTGCGCGCGGGCCTGTGATCGAAGAAGGCGCAATTAAAGCAGACATTGAGCATACTGGACGACAAGTGGTGCTAGATGTGTTTGAGCATGAGCCAGAGATTGCAGCAAGCTTACTATCCAAACTTACTATTGCCACACCGCACATCGCTGGCTATACGCTAGAAGGTAAGCTACGAGGCACACAAATCATTTATGATGCCTTGTGTGAAAAATTATCGATACCTCCAACTCAATCTATGTCCAATCTGCTACCGCTAAATATGTTCTTATGGTCTGAACTAAAATCACATCCAGACAGACTGTCAAAGTTTTATGACATTATGCAGGATGATACCTCGTTGCGAAATAAAGCAGTGGATGAGCAAGTAAATGGTGCTGACTTTGACGGTCTGAGACGTGATTACCACTTGCGCCGTGAGTGGCAGTTTTAA